The DNA segment ACCTCTTTTTGTAGTGCTTAAAGAATTTGAGCCAATAATATCACTACAAACTGTTACGCATCTTTCACAAACTATACACAAAGCTGGGTCGTAGTTCATAACTCCCCAATGTTGTTTTGGTTTATGAGTATCTTTTATAGAGTAATTTTGTTCTGTTACTTGCATATATAAAGTATAGTTTTGAAGTTCACACTCTCCACTTTTATCGCAAACTCCACACTGTAAAGGGTGATTTACACAATAAACTTGCATTATTGCATTTCGCTCTTTTTCAATACTAGGATTACTTGTAACTATTTGTATATTTTCTTTTGCTTTTGCATTACAAGCATATACTTGTTTCCCATCTACTTCAACCAAACAAAGCCTACAAGCCAAGGTTGCAGAACATGAGTTTAAATAACAAATTGCAGGAATAAATATATTATTTCTTCTTGCTATATTTAAAATTGTCTCACTAGGTTCTGCTGTAAATTCTTTGCCATTTATTGTAAGCTTTATTTGTTCGCTCATTTATTCACTCTTTTCTATTTTTGCTTGTTTGTATCTGTACTCTTTTGAAAAATTTGATACTTCTAAAAGAGCAATTGTTCCAAGAAGATTAGAATCTAATTTGGCAACTCTTTTGTAGTTTTGATTTTTTGTAAATATTTCAACGTGGTCACCATCTTTTATTTTTGCAATATTTAAAAAAGTTTGGCTAGTAATTAAATATTTTTCATCTCCCAAAATTTCATAAACAACAGTTCCATTAAAAGATTTTAAATTATCAATATCTTCTAAAACTTCATCTTTAAAATGTTCAACTTTTTTTTCTAACTCTTCATCTAAAATAATTACTGAAAGCTCTGTTAACTTCTCAACTCTTCCAAGTAATCTTGCAATATTTTCAACTCTTGAATGATTTTTTAAATCATTCCCAACAATTAAAACTTTATTTGAAGCTTCAAAGCTTAAATCATTTGCCTCTTCAAACTCTTCTTCTCCTGCGCTACTTTCAGCAGATAAATATCCAAGGTCAAGTTCATCTAAATAAGTTTTTGTTTTGTCATCTAAATGATTAGCAAAAGTATTTAATAAAAGTGCAATAACTGCTTCTTCACTTCCTGCTTCATATTTTATAAATTGATTGTAACTATTTTTTAATAGTGGATTATCAATAGGAGACATATAGACAAAGTTTACATTTTTTCCTCTATTTAGTACGATTTTTCTTAAACTCTCATCTTCACAAAAAGTTCCAAGTGAAACAATAAAATCACTATTTTTTAACTCTTCAATCCTCTTCATTTTTTATCTCCTCTTCTAATTTTTTAATTTCTGGTTTTATATTTTTTACTACAATTGTCCAATCTTTTTCATTGAATTTTAGTGAATTCATAAGCGTAAACTCATTTTCATAAACAAAATCAGCAACTTTTTGAATATGAGAAAAATCTCCTATTTTAAATAGAAAAATAACCACTTCTTCATTTTGTAAAGATTTTAAAATCTCAAGCATTTTGTCATAAAAATTATCTTTTAAGTGCCTTAAATCAACTCTTTTCATCTGTCAATCTCACCAAAAACAATATTTAAATTTCCAATAATAGTAACCACATCAGCTAACTGACAACCAACTAAAAGCTCTTCAAGAAGTGCCGTATGAAAATAGCTAGGAGCTCTTACTTTTAATCTATATGGATACTCTTTCCCATCACTTTTTATATAAAATCCAAGTTCACCTTTTGGAGATTCAGTTGCTACATAAACTTCTCCAACTGGTGGTTTAAACCCTTGAGTTACTAATACAAAATGTTGCATCAAGGAGTAATTTTGAGTCATAATATCCTCTTTTGTTGGACTTACATATAAAGGATTATTACTCATAAGCTGAGTGTCTGATTCATAATATTTTGGAAAAACTTGTTCTATTATTTTTATAGATTCTTTCATCTCTTCAATACAAAGTCTATATCTTCCATAAGAGTCACAACTATTTGAAATAGGAACATCAAATTCAAGTTCGTTGTATATACTATAAGGCATCTCTTTTCTTAAATCCCATTTTATACCACTTCCTCGTAATGCAACTCCTGAAACAGCAAAATCTTTGGCCATTTGTGGTGTGATTACTCCAACATTTTCTAGTCTCATTCTCCAGATTCTATTCTCATTTAATAGTTTTTCGTAGTTATCTATCTCTTTTTTTAAATTATTTAAAAATTTTGCACAGTTTTCTATCCAGTTTTCTGGTAAATCTAAAGGAACTCCACCAATTCTAATAGCACTGTGAGTTAATCTTGCTCCACAGTAATCCTCTATTAAATCAAGAGCGTACTCTCTTTCTCTAAAACAGTACAAAAACATAGACATTGCACCAACATCAAGTGCATGTGTTGCTAGCCAAAAAAGGTGAGAAACTACTCTATTAAGTTCTAATAAAATAACTCTAATACATTCAGCACGTCTTGGAACTTCTAAACCTAAAAGTTCTTCAACAGCTTTTGCATAAGCATAATTATTTGAAGTTGCTGCTATATAATCCATTCTATCTGTTGTTGGCAAGAATTCGTTATAAATCATATTTTCTGCCATTTTTTCCATTCCACGATGCAAATAACCAATCATTGGTCTAGCTTTTACAACTTCTTCACCTTGTAATTCCAAAACTAATCTTAATTGTCCATGCGCAGATGGATGTTGTGGACCGAAATTCACAGTCATAGTATTATCTTCTCTTTGGAAGTGAATATTTTCAAAAAATGGTTTAAGTCTATTCGCTGTTTGCATTATTTTCTTCTTTCCAAAGTTTTTGATTTATTTGGGTCTAGATTCTTTACTAATCTTTGATTTTCTTCTTGATATTTTATATCTGTGCTTTCATTTGTTGGTTTAAATCCAAAAGGAACTTCGTGACCAAGTCTTGAAAATCTTGTAGTATCATATCTATCTATACTTGCACTATCTCTAATTTCAGGACCAATAATATCTCTTGCACTTTTTCCAAAGATTTTATCTACCTCATACCAAGAAGCTACTTCATCACCTTGAAGAGGATAAGATTTTTTTAAAGGGTGGTCATACCAATCATCAGGCATTAAAATTCTTTTTAGGTTTGGATGATTTATGAATTTCACTCCAAACATATCATAAACTTCTCTTTCGCTCCAGTTCGCACTTTTAAAGATTTTTGAGACAGATTCTATATTTTCATTTTGTAAAATTGTTGTTTTTACTCTGATTCTTTTTTTCTTAGAGATTGAAAGCAGTTCATAGAAAATTTCAAAAGAGTTATTTTGAGCTAAATAATCAACACAAGATAGTTCAACTAACATATCATATTCTAAAGTTTTTAGTTTTTCTAAAATATTTAATACTTCATTTTTTGATATTTCTAAAATCAAATGAGCATGGCATATATACAATTTTTGTATCTTACAAGTTTTTTCTAATTCTTGTAAATCTTTATAAAAAATTTCATCATTTTCTACACTAATATATTCTTGAGTTGGACTTATAAAAAATCTATCATTGTAGTAAGATTTTCTTTGTACATCATCTTTTTTACTGTACTCTCTCATATAAGCCTCTTATTTTTTATATTTCTAAAAATTGATTCTTTTCTAATCTTTTGTTGAAGCATCATTAAAGCGTATTGTAATGTTTCGGGTCTTGGAGCGCATCCTGGAAGATAAATATCTACAGGAATAATTCTATCTGCTCCTTGAACTGTTGCATAAGTGTTGAACATTCCGCCTGTATTTGCACAGCTTCCCATAGAAATAACCCATTTTGGATCAGGCATTTGGTCATACAATCTTCTTAAAAATTCTGCATGTTTTTTTGTTAAAGTTCCAGCAATAATCAAAACATCAGATTGTCTAGGACTTGCTCTAAAAATTGTTCCAAATCTATCAAAGTCATATCTTGAACCGCCTGTTGCCATCATTTCAATAGCACAACATGCAAGTCCATAAGTCATTGGCCAAAGTGAGTTACTTCTTCCAAAATTAACTATTTTATCGATAGTTGTTAATTTAATGGCAGTTCCATTGTCTTGAAAATAATTTACTTTATGCTGTGCCATTCTAAGGCTCCTTTTTTCCAAGCATATAAAAAACCAATAGCTAAAATTAGTAAAAACATAAGCATCTCTATAAATCCAAACCAACCCAAAGCTTTGAAATTTATAGCCCAAGGAAACATAAATATAATCTCAACATCAAAAAGTATAAATAAAAGTGCAACTAAATAAAATTGAGTTGATATTTTATTTGGTTGTTTTGTAACTTCTACTCCACATTCATAAATTGTTGTTTTTAATTTTTCAGTATTTAATCTAGCTATTTTTCTACTAATAAATCTTGATAGTGCTAAAGCACTACCAAAAATAGCAAAGCTAAAAATAAACATCATAAAAGCACCAAAATATGGATGAGCAAAATCTATATGAGTCATAATCTATCCCTAAAAAAATCCAACTTTGTTTTCATTATCAAATTGACCTTTTTTCTCTTTACTTATTTGTTCTTCGAAATCACTTAGTTTAAATACAGCATTTTCTTGTATAGCAAGTTTATAGGCTGTATTTTTTATAACTAACTCTATTTGTCCACCAGTTAGTTCATGTTTTGCAATTTTTTCTATATCAAAATCTTTTTCTAAAGGTAAATTTGCAGGAAGCAATTTTTTCCATAAAGCAATTCTTTGATCTTTATTTGGTTTTAAAAATTCAATTTTATAGTTAAATCTTCTAGAAAATGCCTTATCAAGATTTTCTAATAGATTTGTTGTAGCTATTAAAATTCCATCAAATCTTTCTATTTGCTCTAAAAATATATTTTGCATTTGATTGTGCATCTTATCAGCACTACTTGCAGTTCCGCTACTTCTTGAACTTAAAAATTGATCAGCTTCATTTAAAAGTAAAACTGGTTCCGTTTTTGTTTGCTCTTTAATTTCATTGTATTTATCAAAAATATTTCGTACATTTTTTTCACTTTCTCCAATGTACATAGATAAAATTTTTGAACAATCGAAACTTAAAACATCTTTTTTAAGAGATTTTGCTAATGCTAAAGCAGTAAGTGTTTTACCTGTTCCAGCA comes from the Aliarcobacter cibarius genome and includes:
- a CDS encoding NADH-ubiquinone oxidoreductase subunit E family protein — translated: MKRVDLRHLKDNFYDKMLEILKSLQNEEVVIFLFKIGDFSHIQKVADFVYENEFTLMNSLKFNEKDWTIVVKNIKPEIKKLEEEIKNEED
- the nuoD gene encoding NADH dehydrogenase (quinone) subunit D, whose protein sequence is MQTANRLKPFFENIHFQREDNTMTVNFGPQHPSAHGQLRLVLELQGEEVVKARPMIGYLHRGMEKMAENMIYNEFLPTTDRMDYIAATSNNYAYAKAVEELLGLEVPRRAECIRVILLELNRVVSHLFWLATHALDVGAMSMFLYCFREREYALDLIEDYCGARLTHSAIRIGGVPLDLPENWIENCAKFLNNLKKEIDNYEKLLNENRIWRMRLENVGVITPQMAKDFAVSGVALRGSGIKWDLRKEMPYSIYNELEFDVPISNSCDSYGRYRLCIEEMKESIKIIEQVFPKYYESDTQLMSNNPLYVSPTKEDIMTQNYSLMQHFVLVTQGFKPPVGEVYVATESPKGELGFYIKSDGKEYPYRLKVRAPSYFHTALLEELLVGCQLADVVTIIGNLNIVFGEIDR
- a CDS encoding NADH-quinone oxidoreductase subunit C: MREYSKKDDVQRKSYYNDRFFISPTQEYISVENDEIFYKDLQELEKTCKIQKLYICHAHLILEISKNEVLNILEKLKTLEYDMLVELSCVDYLAQNNSFEIFYELLSISKKKRIRVKTTILQNENIESVSKIFKSANWSEREVYDMFGVKFINHPNLKRILMPDDWYDHPLKKSYPLQGDEVASWYEVDKIFGKSARDIIGPEIRDSASIDRYDTTRFSRLGHEVPFGFKPTNESTDIKYQEENQRLVKNLDPNKSKTLERRK
- a CDS encoding NuoB/complex I 20 kDa subunit family protein; this translates as MAQHKVNYFQDNGTAIKLTTIDKIVNFGRSNSLWPMTYGLACCAIEMMATGGSRYDFDRFGTIFRASPRQSDVLIIAGTLTKKHAEFLRRLYDQMPDPKWVISMGSCANTGGMFNTYATVQGADRIIPVDIYLPGCAPRPETLQYALMMLQQKIRKESIFRNIKNKRLI
- a CDS encoding NAD(P)H-quinone oxidoreductase subunit 3, which translates into the protein MTHIDFAHPYFGAFMMFIFSFAIFGSALALSRFISRKIARLNTEKLKTTIYECGVEVTKQPNKISTQFYLVALLFILFDVEIIFMFPWAINFKALGWFGFIEMLMFLLILAIGFLYAWKKGALEWHSIK